In Rhinopithecus roxellana isolate Shanxi Qingling chromosome 4, ASM756505v1, whole genome shotgun sequence, a single genomic region encodes these proteins:
- the CD24 gene encoding signal transducer CD24 isoform X1 yields the protein MRVALEFAAPLGSPGHILQSGWQRTCSRTSCCPAAAEARTFLLVPLARRAPHLACARPEPEVLQAPSIQRDAQRTDGGDMGRAMVARLGLGLLLLALLLPTQIYSAGVTSTPLSSTSSQNTSTTPNPANTTTKAVGGALQSTASLFVVSLSLLHLYC from the exons ATGCGGGTCGCACTGGAATTCGCAGCCCCTCTCGGGTCTCCGGGGCACATTTTGCAGTCTGGGTGGCAACGCACTTGCTCCAGGACCAGCTGCTGCCCCGCCGCGGCGGAGGCGCGGACTTTTCTTTTG GTCCCGCTGGCTCGCCGCGCTCCCCACCTTGCCTGCGCCCGCCCGGAGCCAGAGGTTCTTCAGGCACCCAGCATCCAGCGAGACGCGCAGCGCACCGACGGAGGGGACATGGGCAGAGCAATGGTGGCCAGGCTTgggctggggctgctgctgctggcattGCTCCTACCCACGCAG attTATTCCGCTGGAGTGACTTCTACACCACTTTCAAGTACCTCCTCCCAGAATACTTCGACTACCCCGAATCCAGCTAATACCACCACCAAGGCGGTTGGTGGTGCCCTGCAGTCAACAGCGAGTCTCTTCGTGGTCTCACTCTCTCTTCTACATCTCTACTGTTAA
- the CD24 gene encoding signal transducer CD24 isoform X2, giving the protein MGRAMVARLGLGLLLLALLLPTQIYSAGVTSTPLSSTSSQNTSTTPNPANTTTKAVGGALQSTASLFVVSLSLLHLYC; this is encoded by the exons ATGGGCAGAGCAATGGTGGCCAGGCTTgggctggggctgctgctgctggcattGCTCCTACCCACGCAG attTATTCCGCTGGAGTGACTTCTACACCACTTTCAAGTACCTCCTCCCAGAATACTTCGACTACCCCGAATCCAGCTAATACCACCACCAAGGCGGTTGGTGGTGCCCTGCAGTCAACAGCGAGTCTCTTCGTGGTCTCACTCTCTCTTCTACATCTCTACTGTTAA
- the CD24 gene encoding signal transducer CD24 isoform X3, producing the protein MVGRFCPESPPGFVRVAATSAFSPDPLSGESRPGCGYRGPRIAASRVNGCTVPARETGGWAWETLAGAGAKKIYSAGVTSTPLSSTSSQNTSTTPNPANTTTKAVGGALQSTASLFVVSLSLLHLYC; encoded by the exons ATGGTGGGACGATTCTGTCCCGAGTCCCCGCCAGGCTTTGTCCGGGTCGCCGCTACCAGCGCCTTCTCCCCAGACCCTCTATCCGGGGAATCTCGCCCCGGGTGCGGGTACCGGGGACCGCGCATAGCTGCCTCGAGGGTGAATGGATGCACGGTGCCGGCGAGGGAGACCGGGGGCTGGGCCTGGGAGACCCTAGCGGGGGCGGGGGCGAAGAAG attTATTCCGCTGGAGTGACTTCTACACCACTTTCAAGTACCTCCTCCCAGAATACTTCGACTACCCCGAATCCAGCTAATACCACCACCAAGGCGGTTGGTGGTGCCCTGCAGTCAACAGCGAGTCTCTTCGTGGTCTCACTCTCTCTTCTACATCTCTACTGTTAA